In Actinoplanes derwentensis, the following proteins share a genomic window:
- a CDS encoding pectate lyase family protein: MRRSVVLRLSAVFGTVGLAGAIALGAPQPEAFAAAASADGFAGQNGGTTGGAGGTTVRATTGTQIHTALCTRASSSTPIIIQVEGTINHGNTTKVSGDSCNTAADKIELKEISNVTILGVGAGATFDQLGIHIRDSSNIIIQNVTVKNVKKSGSPISNGGDAIGMESTVRNVWVDHATLLASGGESAGYDGLFDLKDDVQYVTLSYSTLSNSGRGGLIGSSETDTGNSFVTFHHNKYQNIDSRTPLLRGGVAHIYNNHYLGLVESGINSRAGARAKVDNNYFQNSKDVLGTFYTDQAGYWQVSGNIFDNVTWSAPGSENNPAGPNVTSNTTVSIPYSFTADSASCVPSVVAATAGANTGLKVSTGTCSVTTTSPTASPTSSPTASPTVSPTTSPTGNPTGVNLSVGAGSDGSSKASGTSYGDVRDGSLTTFWSPSGATGDISIKWSAATTVSKINIREASGSSIGAYQVLNGATGAVLTSGSGAGVITFPATSTTKITFKITSSSGTPKVAEFETYAS; the protein is encoded by the coding sequence ATGAGAAGATCAGTCGTACTACGACTCTCCGCGGTGTTCGGCACCGTCGGCCTGGCCGGGGCGATCGCCCTGGGCGCGCCACAGCCCGAGGCGTTCGCGGCGGCCGCGTCGGCCGACGGTTTCGCCGGTCAGAACGGCGGCACCACCGGAGGCGCCGGCGGCACCACGGTCCGGGCCACCACCGGCACCCAGATCCACACCGCGCTGTGCACCAGGGCCAGCAGTTCGACCCCGATCATCATTCAGGTCGAGGGCACGATCAACCACGGCAACACCACGAAGGTCTCCGGCGACAGCTGCAACACCGCGGCCGACAAGATCGAGCTGAAGGAGATCAGCAACGTCACGATCCTCGGGGTCGGGGCCGGGGCGACCTTCGACCAGCTGGGCATCCACATCCGGGACTCCAGCAACATCATCATCCAGAACGTGACCGTCAAGAACGTGAAGAAGTCCGGCTCGCCGATCTCCAACGGCGGCGACGCGATCGGCATGGAGAGCACGGTCCGCAACGTCTGGGTCGACCATGCGACCCTGCTCGCCTCGGGCGGCGAGTCGGCCGGTTACGACGGGCTGTTCGACCTGAAGGACGACGTCCAGTACGTCACCCTGTCCTACAGCACCCTGAGCAATTCCGGTCGCGGCGGCCTGATCGGCTCCAGCGAGACCGACACCGGCAACTCGTTCGTCACGTTCCACCACAACAAGTACCAGAACATCGATTCTCGTACGCCGTTGCTGCGTGGCGGGGTGGCCCACATCTACAACAACCACTACCTGGGCCTGGTCGAGTCGGGTATCAACTCCCGCGCCGGAGCCAGGGCGAAAGTGGACAACAACTACTTCCAGAACTCCAAGGACGTGCTCGGCACCTTCTACACCGACCAGGCCGGCTACTGGCAGGTGTCCGGGAACATCTTCGACAACGTGACCTGGTCGGCACCCGGTTCGGAGAACAACCCGGCCGGCCCGAACGTCACCTCCAACACCACGGTCAGCATCCCCTACTCGTTCACCGCCGACAGCGCGTCCTGCGTCCCGTCGGTCGTCGCCGCAACCGCCGGCGCGAACACCGGCCTGAAGGTCTCGACCGGCACCTGCAGCGTGACCACCACCTCGCCGACCGCGTCTCCCACGTCGTCGCCGACGGCCAGCCCCACGGTCTCCCCGACCACCTCGCCGACCGGTAACCCGACCGGTGTCAACCTGAGCGTCGGCGCCGGTTCGGACGGTTCCAGCAAGGCCAGCGGCACCAGTTACGGCGACGTCCGCGACGGCAGCCTGACCACGTTCTGGTCCCCGAGCGGCGCCACCGGCGACATCTCCATCAAGTGGTCCGCGGCGACCACGGTCTCGAAAATCAACATCCGCGAGGCCTCGGGCTCGTCGATCGGCGCCTACCAGGTCCTGAACGGAGCCACCGGCGCCGTCCTGACCTCAGGCTCCGGAGCTGGCGTGATCACTTTCCCGGCCACCTCGACGACAAAGATCACCTTCAAGATCACCAGCTCGTCCGGTACGCCGAAAGTAGCCGAGTTCGAAACCTACGCCAGCTGA
- a CDS encoding Re/Si-specific NAD(P)(+) transhydrogenase subunit alpha: protein MIIGVPRDPDPGERRVAATPTTVTQLVKLGYQVVVEPGAGAAASFSDESYADAGATVGDALAADIVFVINPPPVAQRDKLADGATLIGMLNPRLDPELVADLAGRPITALSMDAVPRISRAQSLDVLSSMANIAGYRAVVEAAHAFGRFFTGQVTAAGKVPPAKVLVAGAGVAGLAAIGTAGSLGAIVRATDPRPEVADQVKSLGGEYLPVEAADVEVSSTGYAKQMSDDYNDRATRLYAVQAGEVDIIITTALIPGRPAPRLITAGMVATMRPGSVIVDMAAANGGNVEGTVPGEVVVTANGVTIIGYTDLAGRLPAQASQLYGTNLVNLMKLMTPGKDGQLVLDFEDVVQRGITVVRDGELTWPPPAVAVSAAPPKASESSVNPDNSVKGEAVGSKRRLNTLTVVGAGATGLFLLTALAPAALRGHLTVFALAIVIGYYVIGKVHHALHTPLMSVTNAISGIIVVGAVLQLGDSQDLITVLSCAAILLASINVFGGFAVTRRMLAMFSRS, encoded by the coding sequence ATGATCATCGGTGTACCGAGGGATCCGGACCCGGGTGAGCGCCGGGTGGCGGCCACGCCCACGACCGTCACACAGCTCGTCAAGCTGGGATATCAGGTAGTCGTCGAGCCCGGAGCGGGCGCCGCGGCGTCGTTCTCGGACGAGTCCTACGCCGACGCCGGAGCCACCGTCGGCGACGCGCTGGCCGCCGACATCGTGTTCGTGATCAACCCGCCGCCGGTGGCGCAGCGTGACAAACTCGCCGACGGCGCCACGCTCATCGGCATGCTCAACCCCCGCCTCGATCCGGAACTCGTCGCCGACCTCGCCGGACGCCCGATCACCGCGCTGTCGATGGACGCCGTGCCGCGGATCTCCCGGGCCCAATCCCTCGACGTGCTCTCGTCGATGGCCAACATCGCCGGATACCGCGCGGTCGTCGAGGCCGCGCACGCCTTCGGCCGGTTCTTCACCGGTCAGGTCACCGCCGCGGGCAAGGTTCCCCCGGCGAAGGTCCTGGTGGCCGGCGCGGGCGTGGCGGGCCTGGCCGCGATCGGCACGGCCGGGAGCCTGGGCGCGATCGTTCGGGCCACCGACCCCCGCCCCGAAGTCGCCGACCAGGTCAAGTCGCTGGGTGGGGAGTATCTGCCGGTCGAAGCGGCCGACGTCGAGGTGTCGTCGACGGGTTACGCCAAACAGATGTCGGACGACTACAACGACCGGGCCACGCGCCTCTACGCGGTGCAGGCGGGCGAGGTCGACATCATCATCACCACCGCGCTCATCCCCGGCCGGCCCGCACCCCGGCTGATCACCGCCGGAATGGTCGCGACCATGCGGCCGGGCAGTGTCATCGTCGACATGGCCGCGGCCAACGGGGGCAACGTCGAGGGCACCGTCCCCGGCGAGGTGGTGGTCACCGCCAACGGGGTGACGATCATCGGATACACCGATCTGGCCGGCCGTCTTCCGGCGCAGGCTTCCCAGTTGTACGGCACCAACCTCGTGAACCTGATGAAGCTGATGACTCCGGGCAAGGACGGGCAGCTCGTCCTGGATTTCGAGGACGTCGTGCAGCGGGGGATCACCGTGGTCCGAGACGGGGAGCTGACGTGGCCCCCGCCTGCGGTTGCGGTGTCAGCGGCGCCCCCGAAAGCATCAGAAAGTTCAGTAAATCCCGATAACTCGGTAAAGGGTGAGGCGGTCGGCTCGAAGCGGCGGCTGAACACGCTGACCGTCGTCGGCGCGGGTGCCACCGGACTGTTCCTGCTCACCGCCCTTGCCCCCGCGGCGCTCCGCGGTCACCTCACCGTGTTCGCCCTGGCCATCGTCATCGGCTACTACGTGATCGGCAAGGTCCACCACGCCCTGCACACCCCACTGATGTCGGTCACCAACGCCATCAGCGGCATCATCGTGGTCGGTGCCGTGCTGCAGCTCGGCGACAGTCAGGACCTGATCACCGTGCTGTCGTGCGCCGCGATCCTGCTGGCCAGCATCAACGTCTTCGGTGGATTCGCGGTCACCCGCCGCATGCTCGCCATGTTCTCGAGGAGCTGA